A DNA window from Mucilaginibacter xinganensis contains the following coding sequences:
- the rlmB gene encoding 23S rRNA (guanosine(2251)-2'-O)-methyltransferase RlmB yields MSYNNREPRESNQLVFGTRAVIEAIRSGKEIESLYIQRGIGGELLNELRALLHEYNITAQQVPVEKLNRITMKNHQGVIAFISPIIYQKIEDIIPTIYENGEVPLILVLDSITDVRNMGAIARTAECSGVHAIVVPAKGSAQINPDSIKTSAGALYKIPVCRHDNFMQTVKFLQESGLQLICCTEKTQEYIYKPDYTMPTAIVMGSEEDGVRNDIIRIANHLAKIPMYGEIESLNVSVATGVILYEAIRQRLAVG; encoded by the coding sequence ATGTCATATAACAATAGGGAGCCACGGGAAAGCAACCAGTTAGTTTTTGGGACCCGCGCAGTAATTGAAGCCATCCGCTCAGGAAAAGAGATTGAATCTTTATATATTCAAAGAGGGATAGGTGGCGAATTGCTGAATGAGTTGCGGGCTTTACTGCACGAATACAATATTACCGCTCAACAGGTTCCGGTTGAAAAGCTTAACCGGATCACTATGAAAAATCACCAGGGAGTAATCGCTTTTATATCGCCAATTATTTACCAAAAGATAGAAGATATAATTCCCACCATATATGAGAACGGGGAAGTCCCCCTAATATTGGTACTTGATTCAATAACTGATGTGCGTAATATGGGTGCCATTGCGCGTACTGCCGAATGCAGTGGGGTACATGCTATAGTTGTTCCTGCAAAAGGTTCAGCCCAAATTAATCCTGATTCTATAAAAACATCAGCAGGGGCCTTGTACAAGATTCCGGTTTGCAGGCATGATAACTTTATGCAGACAGTGAAGTTTTTGCAGGAGTCGGGCTTACAGCTGATCTGTTGTACCGAGAAAACACAGGAATATATTTATAAGCCGGATTATACCATGCCAACAGCGATAGTGATGGGGTCAGAGGAAGACGGTGTACGCAACGATATCATCCGCATTGCAAATCACCTTGCCAAAATCCCAATGTATGGTGAAATTGAGTCGTTAAATGTTTCAGTGGCAACAGGGGTGATACTGTATGAAGCGATCAGGCAGCGGTTAGCTGTTGGCTGA
- a CDS encoding electron transfer flavoprotein subunit alpha/FixB family protein, whose protein sequence is MSVLIYTENVGWEFKKSTFEAVSYASAIAGQNNTNLVAISIGDVSKAELTALGKYGAEKILNVSNAKLKSFINQAYASVIAEAAKKEGADIVVIANSFSGRGLAPRIAVKLEAGLADGAVSLPDQGSGKFIVKKTAFSGKAFAIVELTSANKVISLTPNSYKVVEKIETAVIEDFAAEGNASDFKAVIKEIVRATDKVSLPDADIVVSGGRGLKGPENWGMVEELAGLLGAALACSKPVSDNGWRPHSEHVGQTGIAVSPNLYIAIGISGAIQHLAGVSSSKVIVVINKDPEAPFFKVADYGIVGDAFEVVPKLIAAIKEYKALA, encoded by the coding sequence ATGTCAGTCTTAATTTACACGGAAAACGTTGGCTGGGAATTCAAAAAATCAACATTTGAAGCAGTTTCCTACGCCAGCGCAATTGCCGGTCAAAATAATACCAACCTGGTTGCTATCTCCATTGGCGACGTAAGCAAGGCAGAGTTAACAGCACTTGGAAAGTATGGAGCCGAAAAGATTTTAAACGTTTCGAACGCTAAATTAAAAAGCTTTATAAACCAGGCCTACGCATCTGTAATTGCAGAAGCTGCTAAAAAAGAGGGTGCTGATATTGTTGTTATAGCTAACTCTTTTTCGGGCCGTGGTTTAGCACCGCGGATTGCCGTAAAGCTTGAAGCCGGGCTGGCAGATGGTGCAGTTTCCTTACCTGATCAGGGAAGCGGCAAGTTCATTGTTAAAAAAACAGCTTTTTCGGGCAAAGCATTTGCGATTGTTGAATTAACATCTGCAAATAAAGTGATCTCATTAACGCCAAACTCCTACAAAGTAGTTGAAAAGATTGAAACTGCTGTTATTGAAGATTTTGCTGCCGAAGGCAACGCTTCTGATTTTAAAGCGGTGATCAAAGAGATTGTTCGGGCTACGGATAAAGTTTCTTTACCTGATGCTGATATTGTGGTTTCGGGCGGCCGCGGACTAAAAGGCCCTGAAAACTGGGGGATGGTTGAAGAACTGGCCGGTTTGCTTGGCGCAGCTTTAGCCTGTTCAAAACCGGTATCAGATAACGGCTGGCGTCCGCACAGCGAACATGTTGGACAAACAGGCATAGCTGTGAGTCCAAATTTGTATATTGCGATTGGAATTTCAGGTGCCATACAACACCTTGCCGGGGTTAGTTCCTCAAAAGTAATTGTTGTTATAAACAAAGACCCTGAAGCGCCATTTTTTAAAGTGGCCGACTATGGTATAGTGGGTGATGCATTTGAAGTGGTGCCAAAACTGATTGCAGCAATAAAAGAATATAAAGCTTTAGCATAA
- a CDS encoding electron transfer flavoprotein subunit beta/FixA family protein codes for MKILVCISNVPDTTTKITFTDNNTQFNNNGVQFILNPYDEIALARAIELTDGDNGSVTVINVGEAATEPTIRKALAIGATEAVRINAKPHDAWYVAYQVAQYVKANPFDLILTGRESIDYNGSKVSGMLGELLDLPSVSIIKKLDIDGDKVTVEREIEGGKEILTIPLPIVAGTAEGVAEPKIPNMRGIMSARTKPLNVIEPVEVKTFSEIISYETPAPRGQVKLISADETAKLVDLLHDEARVI; via the coding sequence ATGAAAATCCTGGTTTGCATAAGCAATGTCCCTGATACGACGACAAAAATAACTTTTACTGATAATAACACCCAATTTAATAACAATGGTGTTCAATTTATATTAAATCCTTACGATGAGATTGCTTTAGCGCGTGCAATTGAACTTACAGACGGCGATAATGGCTCAGTAACAGTAATAAATGTAGGCGAGGCAGCAACAGAGCCAACCATCCGCAAAGCACTGGCTATTGGCGCTACGGAGGCTGTACGCATCAATGCAAAACCGCATGACGCGTGGTACGTGGCATACCAGGTAGCGCAGTACGTAAAAGCAAATCCTTTCGACCTGATCTTAACCGGCCGTGAATCTATTGACTATAACGGTTCAAAAGTATCCGGTATGTTGGGCGAGCTTTTAGACCTGCCATCGGTTTCTATCATTAAAAAATTAGATATTGATGGGGACAAGGTAACTGTTGAACGCGAAATTGAAGGCGGCAAAGAAATATTGACTATTCCACTACCCATTGTTGCGGGTACAGCAGAAGGTGTTGCTGAACCTAAAATACCAAATATGCGCGGCATTATGTCGGCACGCACAAAGCCGCTGAATGTTATTGAGCCGGTTGAAGTAAAAACATTTTCAGAAATCATCAGTTACGAAACACCTGCCCCACGCGGCCAGGTTAAACTAATTTCTGCCGATGAGACCGCCAAACTGGTGGATCTGCTGCATGATGAAGCACGGGTTATTTAA
- the dnaB gene encoding replicative DNA helicase, translated as MILENDNQYSKPNTDRRSRVTTPTPYSGLGKLPPQAIDLEEAVLGALMLEKDALSSVIDILKADVFYKDSHQKIFAAIRMLFEKSSPVDILTVTAQLRQQGELEMIGGAYYITELTNRVASAANIEYHARIIIQKFIQRELIRISTEVIQSAYEDTSDVLDLLDKAEKNLFEIAQNNLRRDSRKMDDLMHEALKEIEALKDKKDGLTGVASGFTDLDRMTSGWQKSDLVIIAARPAMGKTAFVLTCARNAAVDFNKPVVVFSLEMSSVQLVNRLISGETEIEQEKIRKGNMEEWEWQQIHSKIGRLEAAPLIIDDTPALNIFEFRAKCRRLKSQHDIQLIIVDYLQLMHGKAADAKGGGNREQEIGSISRALKSVAKELNVPVIALSQLSRAVESRPGGSKRPMLSDLRESGSIEQDADMVLFLYRPEYYGLEVDEDNMPTAGVGEVIIAKHRNGETGRVRLKFVGKFVKFTDLDQGMDGSFSPTNAFSGLTPSNEFEKPSNFIIRPSKMDQMDDDDSAPF; from the coding sequence ATGATTTTGGAGAACGATAACCAGTATAGTAAACCCAATACCGACCGCAGAAGCAGAGTGACAACGCCAACTCCCTATAGCGGGCTTGGTAAGCTGCCGCCACAGGCAATTGACCTTGAAGAGGCGGTACTGGGCGCGCTGATGTTAGAGAAAGATGCGCTGTCTTCGGTGATCGATATTTTAAAAGCTGATGTTTTTTATAAAGACAGTCACCAAAAAATATTTGCGGCTATCCGCATGCTATTCGAAAAATCATCCCCTGTAGATATTCTTACGGTTACAGCCCAGTTACGCCAGCAGGGAGAGCTTGAAATGATAGGCGGCGCTTATTATATCACAGAGCTTACCAACCGGGTTGCGTCGGCTGCTAATATTGAATATCATGCCCGGATCATTATACAAAAATTCATCCAGCGCGAATTAATACGAATCTCCACAGAAGTTATCCAGAGTGCCTACGAAGATACTTCGGACGTACTTGATTTGTTGGATAAAGCCGAGAAAAACCTTTTCGAGATCGCGCAGAATAACCTTCGGCGCGACTCGCGCAAGATGGACGACCTGATGCACGAGGCGTTAAAGGAAATTGAAGCCCTTAAGGATAAAAAAGACGGACTTACCGGTGTAGCATCCGGGTTTACAGACCTTGACCGTATGACCTCCGGCTGGCAAAAATCTGATTTGGTTATTATTGCAGCCCGCCCCGCCATGGGTAAAACAGCGTTTGTATTAACTTGCGCCCGCAATGCGGCGGTTGATTTTAACAAACCGGTGGTTGTGTTCTCGCTCGAGATGTCGTCTGTTCAGTTAGTTAACCGTTTAATATCCGGTGAGACCGAGATTGAGCAGGAAAAGATCCGTAAAGGGAATATGGAGGAATGGGAATGGCAGCAGATCCACTCCAAAATTGGCAGACTGGAAGCAGCACCCCTGATAATTGATGACACCCCGGCTCTTAATATTTTTGAATTCAGGGCTAAATGCCGCCGTTTAAAGTCACAGCACGACATACAGCTAATCATCGTCGATTATTTACAATTGATGCACGGCAAAGCCGCTGACGCAAAAGGCGGCGGTAACCGCGAGCAGGAAATCGGTAGTATCTCAAGGGCGTTAAAATCGGTAGCAAAAGAATTAAATGTGCCCGTTATAGCGCTATCACAGTTAAGCCGTGCCGTTGAAAGCCGCCCCGGAGGTTCCAAAAGGCCGATGCTTTCGGATTTGCGTGAATCGGGTTCAATTGAGCAGGATGCGGATATGGTATTATTCCTTTATCGTCCTGAATACTACGGACTGGAAGTTGATGAAGATAACATGCCTACTGCGGGTGTGGGCGAGGTAATTATAGCCAAGCACCGTAACGGTGAAACGGGCCGTGTAAGGCTTAAATTCGTTGGTAAGTTTGTTAAGTTTACCGATTTAGACCAGGGAATGGATGGCTCATTCTCACCTACAAATGCATTCTCCGGCTTAACCCCTTCAAACGAATTTGAAAAACCAAGCAATTTTATCATCAGGCCATCTAAAATGGATCAGATGGATGATGATGATTCAGCTCCTTTTTAG
- a CDS encoding DUF2254 family protein translates to MAQSPFYLLRNSYSLYSLLVGYRLFLTALSKTQKDNLLLLLDFYSGRDVKQNFYYGFHQLTEVALKALSHGINDPKTAVLSIHALADLFQYRIKHNTELEICDEAGQAAIHLTGRSFNELFSEYIYPIWDWRQRPLHPE, encoded by the coding sequence ATGGCCCAATCGCCATTTTACTTGTTACGTAATTCATATTCTTTATACTCCCTTTTAGTCGGTTATCGACTTTTTTTGACAGCGCTTAGCAAAACGCAAAAAGACAACTTGCTTTTACTGCTTGATTTTTATTCAGGACGGGATGTGAAACAAAATTTCTATTATGGTTTTCACCAATTGACCGAGGTGGCATTAAAAGCCCTCAGCCACGGCATCAACGATCCGAAAACCGCGGTGTTGAGTATCCACGCTTTAGCCGACCTTTTTCAATATCGTATAAAACATAACACCGAACTGGAGATTTGCGACGAGGCCGGACAAGCAGCGATTCATCTTACTGGCAGAAGCTTTAATGAATTATTTTCCGAATACATTTACCCAATATGGGATTGGCGTCAAAGACCGTTACATCCAGAATAG
- the chrA gene encoding chromate efflux transporter, whose amino-acid sequence MTKRHLIFLRDVTLYTFTAFGGPQAHIAVLLREFVEKRRYITEEELMELNALAQVLPGPSSTQTLVGIAWKVGGLQLAIITFLIWILPSATIMCMAAISYKMFADKAKFTAILRFVQPIAVGIVAYATYTFANKFLKSRVSTMLAIGSLIATLILQNAYAFPLLILLGGIISSALETQPQENELRVKLFSNVNPNKVTYFIGILLFFAALGAVVNQTSVFSLPIRLFENFYRNGILIFGGGQVLVPLMYTEFVEVKHYLTNSEFLSGYALQQALPGPTFSFTSFLGGIAMGNKGGGIVGQVFGSLVAVIGINAPGLILILFIVPFWNDLKKITRIKNSLSGINAVAVGFMATALILLVRPFGLDWKAYLIMAVSFLLLNYTKIKAPFIILLGIGLGLLFS is encoded by the coding sequence ATGACTAAAAGGCATCTTATTTTTCTACGCGATGTAACCTTATACACTTTTACGGCTTTTGGCGGCCCGCAGGCACATATTGCTGTTTTGCTGCGCGAATTTGTTGAGAAACGCAGGTACATAACGGAAGAGGAGTTAATGGAGCTTAATGCATTAGCGCAGGTATTGCCGGGTCCGTCATCAACACAAACGCTGGTTGGCATAGCATGGAAAGTAGGAGGCCTTCAATTGGCCATCATTACTTTCCTGATCTGGATCCTGCCTTCGGCAACTATAATGTGCATGGCCGCTATTAGCTACAAAATGTTTGCCGATAAGGCTAAATTTACAGCTATACTGCGCTTTGTGCAACCTATTGCTGTTGGCATTGTAGCCTACGCTACATATACGTTCGCCAATAAATTCTTAAAAAGCCGGGTAAGTACTATGCTTGCCATCGGTTCGCTCATCGCCACGCTGATACTTCAAAATGCCTACGCGTTTCCGCTGCTTATTTTATTAGGAGGGATTATTTCATCGGCGTTAGAAACGCAGCCGCAGGAAAATGAATTGCGCGTTAAATTGTTTTCAAACGTCAATCCCAATAAGGTAACTTATTTCATCGGCATCCTGCTATTTTTTGCAGCGCTTGGAGCGGTGGTAAACCAAACTTCAGTTTTCAGCCTTCCTATTCGTTTGTTTGAGAATTTTTACCGTAACGGCATCCTGATATTTGGCGGTGGACAGGTGCTGGTACCACTCATGTACACGGAGTTTGTTGAGGTAAAACACTATTTAACAAACTCCGAATTCCTCTCCGGCTACGCGTTGCAGCAAGCGTTACCGGGCCCCACGTTTTCCTTTACATCTTTTTTAGGCGGCATCGCTATGGGAAACAAAGGCGGAGGTATTGTAGGGCAGGTGTTCGGAAGCCTGGTAGCCGTTATCGGGATAAATGCACCCGGACTTATACTTATACTGTTCATTGTGCCATTTTGGAATGATCTGAAAAAAATAACGCGGATAAAAAATTCCCTGAGCGGAATTAATGCAGTGGCTGTAGGCTTTATGGCTACCGCGCTGATCTTGCTGGTCAGGCCTTTCGGGTTAGACTGGAAAGCTTATTTAATTATGGCAGTTTCCTTTTTACTGCTAAATTATACAAAAATAAAAGCACCTTTTATCATCCTTTTAGGGATAGGATTGGGGCTTTTATTTAGTTAG
- a CDS encoding heme biosynthesis protein HemY: protein MQISRLEKLLEFIKNEPEDPFLKYALATEYLRMNDTGKALAYYEDLVNNHRSYTGTYYHLGKLYEALGRKPDAIATYETGMIVTREKHDNHAFSELQAVYNELTGFGDDDDDY, encoded by the coding sequence ATGCAGATAAGCAGATTAGAGAAGCTATTGGAATTTATAAAAAATGAACCGGAAGATCCGTTCCTGAAATACGCACTGGCAACCGAATATTTGCGGATGAATGATACGGGTAAGGCACTGGCATATTATGAAGACCTGGTAAACAACCACCGCAGTTATACAGGTACGTACTATCATCTCGGTAAGCTTTATGAAGCGCTGGGCCGCAAACCGGATGCAATAGCTACTTATGAAACAGGAATGATAGTGACCCGGGAAAAGCACGACAATCATGCATTTTCTGAACTGCAGGCTGTTTATAATGAGTTGACAGGTTTTGGCGATGACGACGACGATTATTAG